tgagtgaacacaccgccatagtgacagtattgggcagcgccactcatcttgtgagtggacacaccgccatagtgacagtattgggcagcgccactcatcctgtgagtgaacacaccgccatagtgacagtattgggcagcgccactcatcttgtgagtggacacaccgccatagtgacagtattgggcagcgccactcatcctgtgagtggacacaccgccatagtgacagtattgggcagcgccactcatcctgtgagtgaacacaccgccatagtgacagtattgggcagcgccactcatcctgtgagtgaacacaccgccatagtgacagtattgggcagcgccattcatcctgtgagtggacaaaccgccatagtgacagtattgggcagcgccactcatcctgtgagtggacacaccgccatagtgacagtattgggcagcgccactcatcctgtgagtggacacaccgccatagtgacagtattgggcagcgccactcatcctgtgagtagacactgcgccatagtgacagtattgggcagcgccactcatcttgtgagtggacacaccgccatagtgacagtattgggcagcgccactcatcctgtgagtggacacaccgccatagtgacagtattgggcagcgccactcatcctgtgagtggacacaccgccatagtgacagcattgggcagcgccactcatcctgtgagtgaacacaccgccatagtgacagtattgggcagcgccactcatcctgtgagtggacacaccgccatagtgacagtattgggcagcgccactcatcctgtgagtggacacaccaccatagtgacagtattgggcagcgccactcaccctgtgagtgaacacaccgccatagtgacagtattgggcagcgccactcatcttgtgagtggacacaccgccatagtgacagtattgggcagcgccactcatcctgtgagtgaacacaccgccatagtgacagtattgggcagcgccactcatcttgtgagtggacacaccgccatagtgacagtattgggcagcgccactcatcctgtgagtggacacaccgccatagtgacagtattgggcagcgccactcatcctgtgagtgaacacaccgccatagtgacagtattgggcagcgccactcatcctgtgagtgaacacaccgccatagtgacagtattgggcagcgccattcatcctgtgagtggacaaaccgccatagtgacagtattgggcagcgccactcatcctgtgagtggacacaccgccatagtgacagtattgggcagcgccactcatcctgtgagtggacacaccgccatagtgacagtattgggcagcgccactcatcctgtgagtagacactgcgccatagtgacagtattgggcagcgccactcatcttgtgagtggacacaccgccatagtgacagtattgggcagcgccactcatcctgtgagtggacacaccgccatagtgacagtattgggcagcgccactcatcctgtgagtggacacaccgccatagtgacagcattgggcagcgccactcatcctgtgagtgaacacaccgccatagtgacagtattgggcagcgccactcatcctgtgagtggacacaccgccatagtgacagtactgggcaacgccactcatcctgtgagtggacacaccgccatagtgacagtattgggcagcgccactcatcctgtgagtggacacaccgccatagtgacagtattgggcagcgccactcatcctgtgagtggacacaccgccatagtgacagtattgggcagcgccactcatcctgtgagtgaacattcgTTGAAGCTACCAGCTGTAACGTGTTCAGGTGAACGAATAGGAGAGGCtgagtcccaccaccaccactaccactaccacaaccaccaccacacgaggCCACTCAACCCTGCACCAATGAATTACAAGAATGACGATAGTTGAGCCTAACTCAATTCACATATTCAAACAAAAAATACAGAGGGTTCGGGGAAAAAAAAATAGCCTCAACTGACAAGAGGCGTGATACAGGAGCTGAAACTCGACCCTTCAAGCTGAGGCAGGTAAGTAGGCCAGGGTGTTATACGTCGCCATACGCTAGGAGAGGTGGTCTTTAAAAGATCAATCTTATGCATCAGTCACCTTGAGGGGCGCGCTGGGGAGGAgggtaggaagaggagggtaggagGAGTAGGGGAGAAGGGTAGAGGAGGAGGAcggggaaggagtgagggagagagagtgagaggagacaTGCATGGCTACCCTGATGCCTCTTGTCTTATGGTAGCCTGTAGGACCTAACCCCACACGCGCCCGCCCTAATAATTAGAACCATTACCCTTCTCTACACCACGTTCCGCCCTGCCtcgcctctgctgctgctgctgctgccgctgctgctgcctctgctgctgctgctgctgccgctgctgctgctgctgctgccgctgctgctgctgctgctgctgctgccgctgctgctgctgccgccgctgctgctgctgctgctgctgctgctgctgctgccgctgccgctgctgctgccgctgctgctgccgctgctgctgccgctgctgctgctgccgctgctgctgccgctgctgctgctgctgctgctgctgccgctgctgctgctgccgccgctgctgccgctgctgctgctgctgccgccgctgctgctgctgctgccgccgctgctgctgctgctgccgctgctgctgctgctgccgccgctgctgctgccgccgctgctgctgctgctgctgctgctgctgctgccgctgctgctgctgctgctgctgctgctgccgccgctgccTCCAGGCCTACCTACCTACGGACTCCCATATAGGCATTTGCAAACAAACACACCAGTCAACTGAAAGTGGAGAGGAAGAACCCAGGAGCTAAAGCCAACCACCTCAACCCTCACAGGATTGAAGACCACAGAGAACCCATCAAGCGGGTCAagggcatcccccccccccccaactagtACCAAGCGACTGGAACCACACAGGAAAAATTACCGGTTCAGAACGTGGGAGACGGAACTATAAGAAAATGAGAGACTTCCCAACACAATGCCAAATATGAAGAACAAGCTAGAGGGAAGGAAGGCACGTTATATGATGGAGTACAGAGCTAATAGGTGCccataccatacaccaccgtatggggagggggaggtagagaGATAAGAGGAGATAAGGGAAGATaggtagagagaggtagagataATCACAGAATTACACTAGCATCAGCAGGGAAGCAGAGAAGCTGTTTCAAAATATTATAGTAACTTACATTGTTTTTTTCTTCCACAGTGTAGGTTCATTGCCTTTAATATATGTGGTTTCCTATAATCTTGCCCCTGCTCCTGTGGCCTATAATCTTGCCCCTGCTCCTGTGGCCTATAATCTTGCCCCTGCTCCTGTGGCATATAATCTTGCCCTCTGCTCCTGTGGCATATAATCTTGCCCCTGCTCCTGTGGCATATAATCTTGCCCCTGCTCCTGTGGCCTATAATCTTGCCCCTGCTCCTGTGGCATATAATCTTGCCCCTGCTCCTGTGGCCTATAATCTTGCCCCTGCTCCTGTGGCCTATAATCTTGCCCCTGCTCCTGTGGCATATAATCTTGCCCTCTGCTCCTGTGGCATATAATCTTGCCCCTGCTCCTGTGGCATATAATCTTGCCCCTGCTCCTGTGGCATATAATCTTGCCCCTGCTCCTGTGGCCTATAATCTTGCCCCTGCTCCTGTGGCCTATAATCTTGCCCCTGCTCCTGTGGCATATAATCTTGCCCTCTGCTCCTGTGGCATATAATCTTGCCCCCTGCTCCTGTGGCATATAATCTTGCCCCTGCTCCTGTGGCATATAATCTTGCCCTCTGCTCCTGTGGCATATAATCTTGCCCCTGCTCCTGTGGCATATAATCTTGCCCTCTGCTCCTGTGGCCTATAATCTTGCCTCTGCTCCTGTGGCATATAATCTTGCCCCCTGCTCCTGTGGCATATAATCTTGCCCTCTGCTCCTGTGGCATATAATCTTGCCCCCTGCTCCTGTGGCATATAATCTTGCCCTCTGCTCCTGTGGCCTATAATCTTGCCTCTGCTCCTGTGGCATATAATCTTGCCCCCTGCTCCTGTGGCATATAATCTTGCCCCCTGCACCTGTGGCATATAATCTTGCCCCCTGCTCCTGTGGCATATAATCTTGCCCCCTGCTCCTGTGGCCTATAATCTTGCCTCTGCTCCTGTGGCATATAATCTTGCCCCCTGCTCCTGTGGCATATAATCTTGCCCCTGCTCCTGTGGCATATAATCTTGCCCTCTGCTCATGTGGCCTATAATCTTGCCTCTGCTCCTGTGGCATATAATCTTGCCCCCTGCTCCTGTGGCATATAATCTTGCCCCCTGCACCTGTGGCATATAATCTTGCCCCCTGCTCCTGTGGCATATAATCTTGCCCCCTGCTCCTGTGGCCTATAATCTTGCCTCTGCTCCTGTGGCATATAATCTTGCCCCCTGCTCCTGTGGCATATAATCTTGCCCCTGCTCCTGTGGCATATAATCTTGCCCCTGCTCCTGTGGCATATAATCTTGCCCTCTGCTCCTGTGGCATATAATCTTGCCTCTGCTCCTGTGGCATATAATCTTGCCCCCTGCTCCTGTGGCATATAATCTTGCCCCCTGCTCCTGTGGCATATAATCTTGCCCCTGCTCCTGTGGCCTATAATCTTGCCTCTGCTCCTGTGGCATATAATCTTGCCCCCTGCTCCTGTGGCCTATAATCTTGCCCCTGCTCCTGTGGCCTATAATCTTGCCCCTGCTCCTGTGGCCTATAATCTTGCCTCTGCTCCTGTGGCCTATAATCTTGCCCCTGCTCCTGTGGCCTATAATCTTGCCTCTGCTCCTGTGGCATATAATCTTGCCCTCTGCACCTGTGGCATATAATCTTGCCCCCTGCTCCTGTGGCATATAATCTTGCCCCCTGCTCCTGTGGCATATAATCTTGCCCTCTGCTCCTGTGGCATATAATCTTGCCTCTGCTCCTGTGGCATATAATCTTGCCCCCTGCTCCTGTGGCATATAATCTTGCCTCTGCTCCTGTGGCATATAATCTTGCCCCCTGCTCCTGTGGCATATAATCTTGCCCCTGCTCCTGTGGCATATAATCTTGCCCCCTGCTCCTGTGGCATATAATCTTGCCCCCTGCTCCTGTGGCATATAATCTTGCCCCTGCTCCTGTGGCATATAATCTTGCCCCTGCTCCTGTGGCATATAATCTTGCCCCTGCTCCTGTGGCATATAATCTTGCCCCTGCTCCTGTGGCATATAATCTTGCCCCTGCTCCTGTGGCATATAATCTTGCCCCTGCTCCTGTGGCATATAATCTTGCCCCCCCTGCTCCTGTGGCATATAATCTTGCCCTCTGCTCCTGTGACATATAATCTTGCCCCCTGCTCCTGTGGCATATAATCTTGCCCTCTGCTCCTGTGACATATAATCTTGCCCCCTGCTCCTGTGGCATATAATCTTGCCCCCTGTTCCTGTGGCATATAATCTTGCCCCCTTGCTCCTGTGGCATATAATCTTGCCCCCTGCTCCTGTGGCATATAATCTTGCCCCCTGCCTCCTGTGGCATATAATCTTGCCCCCTGCTCCTGTGGCATATAATCTTGCCCCCTGCTCCTGTGGCATATAATCTTGCCCCCTGCCTCCTGTGGCATATAATCTTGCCCCCTGCTCCTGTGACATATAATCGAGGGAGGggcaggaactatcagggggaaagcgccaacccattacgactatatagcactgggaaggggtcatgataaggatttgggatgggacagggggggaaggggggatgtgGGTTACAGGGGTTCAggaagggggtggggaggggtggggggggtacaTGTGATACAGACTGGGAAGTACATACAGGTGATGTTGAAGAGGGTTGAAGATGGTGTATGTTATGCTGTGGGATTGTATTCTTGGGTTAAGATCCGTCTTATCAGAACTGTTTATGGGTGTTTGTGTGTACGCAAGCACGGTAGTGACACACGTGCTACTGTGTACGCAAGCACGGTAGTGACACACCTGCTACTGTGTACGCAAGGACGGTAGTGACACACGTGCTACTGTGTACGCAAGCACGGTAGTGACACACGTGCTGTTGTGTACGCAAGCACGGTAGTGACACACGTGCTGTTGTGTACGCAAGCACGGTAGTGACACGTGCTACTGTGTACGCAAGCACGGTAGTGACACACGTGCTGTTGTGTACGCAAGCACGGTAGTGACACACGTGCTGTTGTGTACGCAAGCACGGTAGTGACACACGTGCTGTTGTGTACGCAAGCACGGTAGTGACACGTGCTACTGTGTACGCAAGCACGGTAGTGACACGTGCTACTGTGTACGCAAGCACGGTAGTGACACACGTGCTGTTGTGTACGCAAGCACGGTAGTGACACACGTGCTGTTGTGTACGCAAGCACGGTAGTGACACGTGCTACTGTGTACGCAAGCACGGTAGTGACACGTGCTACTGTGTACGCAAGCACGGTAGTAACACACGTGCTGTTGTGTACGCAAGCACGGTAGTGACACGTGCTACTGTGTACGCAAGCACGGTAGTGACACACGTGCTGTTGTGTACGCAAGCACGGTAGTGACACACGTGCTGTTGTGTACGCAAGCACGGTAGTGACACACGTGCTGTTGTGTACGCAAGCACGGTAGTGACACACGTGCTGTTGTGTACGCAAGCACGGTAGTGACACATGCTACTGTGTACGCAAGCACGGTAGTGACACGTGCTACTGTGTACGCAAGCACGGTAGTGACACACGTGCTGTTGTGTACGCAAGCACGGTAGTGACACACGTGCTGTTGTGTACGCAAGCACGGTAGTGACACACGTGCTGTTGTGTACGCAAGCACGGTAGTGACACACGTGCTGTTGTGTACGCAAGCACGGTAGTGACACACGTGCTGTTGTGTACGCAAGCACGGTAGTGACACACGTACTGTTGTGTACGCAAGCACGGTAGTGACACGTGCTACTGTGTACGCAAGCACGGTAGTAACACACGTGCTGTTGTGTACGCAAGCACGGTAGTGACACACCTGCTACTCTGTACGCAAGCACGGTAGTGACACACCTGCTACTGTGTACGTACCACGTACCAAGCACGTACCAGCTGTAGGAGTGGGACGTCGCTGCCTCTCCACTAACAAGGGTCATCTAATATCTACACACAATTCCCGCGGTTTGAGGTTCCAGGGCATCTGCTCAGGGCTTGACGGAGCTCAGGGGCTTGACGGAGCTCAGGGGCTTGACGGAGCTCAGGGCTTGACGGAGCTCAGGGGCTTGACGGAGCTCAGGGCTTGACGGAGCTCAGGGCTTGACGGAGCTCAGGGGCTTGACGGAGCTCAGGGCTTGACGGAGCTCAGGGGCTTGACGGAGCTCAGGGGCTTGACGGAGCTCAGGGGCTTGACGGAGCTCAGGGGCTTGACGGAGCTCAGGGGCTTGACGGAGCTCAGGGGCTTGACGGAGCTCAGGGGCTTGACGGAGCTCAGGGGCTTGACGGAGCTCAGGGGCTTGACGGAGCTCAGGGGCTTGACGGAGCTCAGGGCTTGACGGAGCTCAGGGGCTTGACGGAGCTCAGGGGCTTGACAGAGCTCAGGGCTTGACGGAGCTTAGGGGCTTGACGGAGCTCCGAGGTGGTGGTCAGCGTGGGCGGCGGCGTCTGTTAGCTAATCTTAAGTATTTTTGCATCGAGTACAGTTTTGTACGCTCCTTTTCTCTAAAGTGTGTAGTAGGGACTGGGCCCGATATGTGTGGGGCCAAGATggcagtctttctctctctctctctctctctctctctctctctctctctctctctctctctctctctacagcaGTTTTTGTCCCGTTTATTCTATCATGAAGGTGACTTGTGGATTCGTTTTGTTAATCTTCcgtcacttggaggggttaaggccCCTTAAACCAGGGTCAAGGCACCTTAAACCAGGGTCAAGGCACCTTAAACCAGGGTTAAGGCACCTTAAACCAGGGTCAAGGCACCTTAAACCAGGGTCAAGGCACCTTAAACCAGGGTTAAGGCACCTTAAACCAGGGTCAAGGCACCTTAAACCAGGGTCAAGGCACCTTAAACCAGGGTCAAGGCACCTTAAACCAGGGTCAAGGCACCTTAAGCCAGGGTTAAGGCCCCTTAAACCAGGGTCAAGGCACCTTAAACCAGGGTCAAGGCACCTTAAACCAGGGTCAAGGCACCTTAAACCAGGGTCAAGGCACCTTAAACCAGGGTCAAGGCACCTTAAACCAGGGTCAAGGCACCTTAAACCAGGGTCATGGCACCTTAAACCAGGGTCAAGGCACCTTAAACCAGGGTCAAGGCACCTTAAACCAGGGTCAAGGCACCTTAAACCAGGGTCAAGGCACCTTAAACCAGGGTCAAGGCACCTTAAACCAGGGTCAAGGCACCTTAAACCAGGGTCAAGGCACCTTAAACCAGGGTTAAGGCACCTTAAACCAGGGTCAAGGCACCTTAAACCAGGGTCAAGGCACCTTAAACCAGGGTCAAGGCACCTTAAACCAGGGTCAAGGCACCTTAAACCAGGGTCAAGGCACCTTAAACCAGGGTCATGGCACCTTAAACCAGGGTCAAGGCACCTTAAACCAGGGTCAAGGCACCTTAAACCAGGGTCAAGGCACCTTAAACCAGGGTCAAGGCACCTTAAACCAGGGTCAAGGCACCTTAAACCAGGGTCAAGGCACCTTAAACCAGGGTTAAGGCCCCTTAAACCAGGGTCAAGGCACCTTAAACCAGGGTTAAGGCACCTTAAACCAGGGTTAAGGCCCCTTAAACCAGGGTCAAGGCACCTTAAACCAGGGTCAAGGCACCTTAAACCAGGGTCAAGGCACCTTAAACCAGGGTCAAGGCACCTTAAACCAGGGTCAAGGCCTCTTAAACCAGGGTCATGGCACCTTAAACCAGGGTCAAGGCACCTTAAACCAGGGTTAAGGTCTCTTAAACCAGGGTCATGGCACCTTAAACCAGGGTTCAGGCACCTTAAACCAGGGTTTAGGCACCTTAAACCAGGGTTTAGGCACCTTAAACCAGGGTTTAGGCACCTTAAACCAGGGTTCAGGCCCCTTAAACCAGGGTCAAGGCACCTTAAACCAGGGTTAAGGCCTCTTAAACCAGGGTCATGGCACCTTAAACCAGGGTCAAGGCACCTTAAACCAGGGTCATGGAACCTTAAACCAGGGTCAAGGCACCTTAAACCAGGGTCAAGGCACCTTAAACCAGGGTTCAGGCACCTTAAACCAGGGTTTAGGCACCTTAAACCAGGGTTTAGGCACCTTAAACCAGGGTTCAGGCCCCTTAAACCAGGGTCAAGGCACCTTAAACCAGGGTTAAGGCCTCTTAAACCAGGGTCATGGCACCTTAAACCAGGGTTAAGGCCTCTTAAACCAGGGTCATGGCACCTTAAACCAGGGTCAAGGCACCTTAAACCAGGGTCATGGCACTTTAAACCAGGGTCAAAGCACCTTAAACCAGGGTCAAAGCACCTTAAACCAGGGTCAAGGCACCTTAAACCAGGATTAAGGGTTGTAGGTCTCTTCTAGCGAGGTGTAATATTATTAATATGTAATAATATTATACCTCCAAGAAGGGAGCGTTGGTGGAAAACCCCCTATACCACACCAGagtgtaccttgaggttaccttgaggtgcttccggggcttagcgtccccgcggcccggtcgttgaccaggcctcttaGGTGTACACACGGACAATGTGTAAACACATGATCTGGTCTCAGTTCGATGCctcaagacctccccccccccacccctacgaagaggattcagttgaatccaagGTAAGAACACTTACAGCATATCGTGGTTCAGTGGTTTAAGTCGTGCGCAATACCCATGGGtattgtaatgaagtaagggcgaagaggtagaacagcctattgacatagctcgggtgcatggggggaaaaTTGCGTcaaaccctatgcccctgttacctagcagtaaataggtacctgggtgttagtcagctgtcatgggctgcttcctgggggtggaggcctggtcgaagaccgggccgcggagacactaaagccccgaaatcatctcaagataatctcaagataatcgaaaccctggtttgtgtctcggagaggctgcaggaaccgtggtaaatcaggatgatttcccggttgcaattcttttttaaccatgtcgtagctcagtcgattaaggcagcgtctgggatcctctcggacgtaggttcgaacctacgtcacggcccttgtactcgcctaattgtgcttgcgggggttgagctttggctctttggtcccgcctctcaaccgtcaatcaactggtgtacagattcctgagcctactgggctctatcatatctacatttgaaactgtgtatggagtcagcctccaccacatcacttcctagtgcattccatttattaactactctgacactgaaaaaattctttctaacgtctttgtggctcatctgggtactaagtttccacctgtttccacaagtttccccttgttcgtgtcccacccgtgctgaagagtttgtctttgtccaccctgtcaattcccctgagaattttgtaggtggttatcatgtctcccctaactcttctgttttccagggatgtgaggttcagctcctttagcctttcctcgtagctcaatcctctcagttccgggacgagcctggtggcataccgctgaatcttctctaactttttcTTCTTGTAACtaacttgtggatttgttcatttgatgcatcagactattgtgatttctgcgtgtaacccatgttggtggttggtatctcccccccccccccggcttcaATTGATTTTCTTTATTGGTGGCTGCGTTCGCCTTCTTGGCCCGGTTGTTTATGAGTTTATTTGGCCGCGTTTGAGTCTGGCCCCCCTGGCCGGGCATCGTCTTAAGATTCTCTTTATGACTTGGCTAATGTGATCCCGCATGTGTGTGTGATATATTGACCCGTGTTTCAGCTGACCTGTAGTGTCAGCTGTGTGCTGTAGTGTCACTCCACTTGTCGGAGCCGCCGCCGCCTCGTGTCCCATGTGGGGAGTCACCTCTGCCTGGCTCTTCTCTCCTCTCAGGAACTGCATAATATGTTTGTACATTCTTGGGGTCCTAATTGTGGTATCTTATATTGGGCCGGGGAGATTGGGCAATCCTGAAATCGCCTAGAGTCACTAAGATCGTCTAGTCACTTACATCGTCTAGTCACTGAGATCGTCTAGAGTCGCCTAGAGTCACTGAGATCGTGTAGAGTCAGTACTCTACAGTCACAGGAGCTACAGTGTAGTTCCTGAAGAGGTGGACAGAGAAAATGGTATAGAGGAGTCTGCTGGAGGTTTGGAACCTAAAAATGGGATCCTGTAGAGGCAGGGACCCAGGAGAGGACTGAGTGAGagggggatgggatgggatgtgGGAAGGGTTAAGGAGGCTAGATATCTAGgaggggcgagtgtgtgtgtgagagagaggggggggggggtcattatTTACACGGGCGACACTACCATGCAAATGAGCCGATAATGAGGAGCGGCGGCGGGTGAGGAGCGGGGCGGGCACGACACACAGGCGCTGCCTGGCCCCAGGCAACCCTCCCCAACCCTTAATtgttcccccccaccaccaccaccacttggtgtggtggtggtggtggtggtggtggtggtaggacccTTCCCGCCCTCCACGCTACACTGACCCGCGgccccacacacctctcccaAACACTTACACATCTCATCTAACATCAattctctcctcctccctcctctctctctccctctctctctctctctctccctcctctctctctccctctctccctctctccctctccctctctctctctctctctctctctctctctctctctctctctccctccctccccctctctctctgtctctgtctgtctgtctgtctctctctctctctctctctctctctctctctctctctctctctctctctctctctctctctctctctctctctctctctctctctctctcactctctctctcatatagtgtcagctctggtagcgggcggactgtccgccttgctgacacaatgtgtcTTAGGTAGGTAGGCTAAGTTTCTCTCTCTTGCCAGGTGGCTGATGAATGTAGTAAGCGTCTTCCTATGTGGATGTCCATATTTTATGTTCACGAACATCCATATATGCAAATTCGGACGTTTTGTGTACATGCTTTGCTGTTTGTCTCTGCCGGGTAAACTGGCCTGTCTCTGTTTGGGTAAACTGTTAATGCTTTGGGGGTTTGTGGTGTATTATAcagttgggagtggtggagtgtAGTGCTACTCTAGCACTAGGAATAcaccagcccccccacacaccccccgggggccctgacggctgagtggacagcgctcgggattcgtagtcttgaggttccgggtttgatccccggtggaggcgaaacAAAGggctaaagtttctttcaccctgatgctcctgttcacctaccagtaaacctgtttcacctgttcacctaccaggtacctgggagttaagacaggttgcttgctgggggtgtataacaaaaaaggaggcctggttgaggaccgggccgcggggtcgctaagccccgaaatcatctcaagataaccccaagtgtTGGGCGGGGGGTGGTAGCAACagtggaaggggggtggggggagggtgggggggggtttaAACGTTACCATCACTACACTTcacacatctccccccccccacccccacacacctcttaaccccccccccatcccccctcttcccccccccacggcacccc
The window above is part of the Procambarus clarkii isolate CNS0578487 chromosome 67, FALCON_Pclarkii_2.0, whole genome shotgun sequence genome. Proteins encoded here:
- the LOC138355402 gene encoding uncharacterized protein, encoding MKVTCGFVLLIFRHLEGLRPLKPGSRHLKPGSRHLKPGLRHLKPGSRHLKPGSRHLKPGLRHLKPGSRHLKPGSRHLKPGSRHLKPGSRHLKPGLRPLKPGSRHLKPGSRHLKPGSRHLKPGSRHLKPGSRHLKPGSRHLKPGSWHLKPGSRHLKPGSRHLKPGSRHLKPGSRHLKPGSRHLKPGSRHLKPGSRHLKPGLRHLKPGSRHLKPGSRHLKPGSRHLKPGSRHLKPGSRHLKPGSWHLKPGSRHLKPGSRHLKPGSRHLKPGSRHLKPGSRHLKPGSRHLKPGLRPLKPGSRHLKPGLRHLKPGLRPLKPGSRHLKPGSRHLKPGSRHLKPGSRHLKPGSRPLKPGSWHLKPGSRHLKPGLRSLKPGSWHLKPGFRHLKPGFRHLKPGFRHLKPGFRHLKPGFRPLKPGSRHLKPGLRPLKPGSWHLKPGSRHLKPGSWNLKPGSRHLKPGSRHLKPGFRHLKPGFRHLKPGFRHLKPGFRPLKPGSRHLKPGLRPLKPGSWHLKPGLRPLKPGSWHLKPGSRHLKPGSWHFKPGSKHLKPGSKHLKPGSRHLKPGLRVVGLF